tttatttgtttacaaacaggaaaaatgtTCACATTCACAATACAAAATCATATCTTTATTGGTTTAAGTTACTAGGAGTATGCAATGGAACAGATTGCGTCATATAAtgtcatatataatatattgattaatttattaatcaatccATTAATTCACTTTTTGCTTCTAGATAATGCGTCGGTTGCAAAACATTTTGCGACACAGCGCTTTCCCTCACTTTCACCAGCAGAGGTCCTCGTTGAGCTCTGACTTGAAAAGCTTCGAGTAATGAACCTTTTTCTGATACAACTGTGCTGAAAGCTTCACTGGTTCAGAAAGCTTCAATTCGCCATCACTAGGAACAGCATGACAGAAagcacaaaaccacacacaaagtGCCAGAGACTGCACTGCACACCAACTTCCTGCCATTGTTCAACAGCTAGTCACACTGTTGAGATGCTGCCCTTTGGTCTTTTTGTATTCCACAGATTTTGGCTAATTAACGATAATCCCTTCCCTCTTCATTAACAATCACGATTCTCCAGACTTGCCCAAATGGGAGCTTATGCTACCAGAAgattctcattggttctcaaatATATACACGTGTGATATTTCTTGATTCCAATTGGCCAGATTTGTCATATTGAAGACAAGTAAAAAGGTTCATGCACAGGTTTGGGTTTGCTACTAGAGCTTGCTCAAAATACTTTGAGTAGATGTTTGGTGCATTCTGCTTTGCTTGTAGACATGTTGAAATATTAACTAGCATTATATACCTATTTTtagtgatgggcagaccgaggcttcgtgaagcactgaaacagttgaagcaaatgtgccgaagcttcgaaacaacaaccgacacccgtctccatgacgccatctagtggacactGGCGTGTATTGATCTGAAATAACCTTGACTGTGATCtactgtttgtaaaaaaaacacacaaaaaaaaacacgtttttaaCATCTGGCTCACAACTACTTGGTTTTGTAACCTGTAGCCTCCTCGTTGTAAATaactttagttttttgttttgtttttttgaaaaattaagattattaaaagaaataaagccacaatgtgtcatttgttccataacatttttattaaaaaatatgaattaagaCATACAAATGAGTGAAAATTACTGAAAGTTAAGTTAATGGATCCGATCCTGCATTCTGGGTCAATACAATacacacatctcactttatGTGGTGTTTCCAAATGGAAATGCTCCCACACCAGATGTAGTACGAGATTTcgtttttgatttaaaaaagcaTTGTCATTTCATCATTGCGATATTTTAGAGAAGCATACATTTTTAAGCTTTGATAATTTTAGGCGTTTAAGTACACTTGTTTAGTCTACAAAATGTGACATAATCTTGCTCCCACTCCACTGCATGGCTTTTTCCAAAGACTTGACAGTGGAGGTTATACACGGGCCTGTGTCAAAGGAGACTGCGTGATAGGCTCACCACTTTTGGGCAAAATGTTTTGTCAGTAATAGGTggtaaactctggaatagcttGCCCCTTTCAACAAGAGAATGTCCTACACTCAACACCTTTAAAACTCACTTAAAACAGTGGCTTCTTGAAAACCAGAGGTGTACTCATATTTAACTgtcatacatttatcaatagCACATGTACACTTACACTGTAAATCTGAACGTAGTATAGAGGTGAATGAACAATGTCTTGccatttgtgtaattttttgtttagttttttggtGAATGATGTTGTATGATTGTTGGCtgtctttgttatttttgttatctGCCTATAGGGACTGCAGAtgaaaagtagttatttttactAATTCTGGCATATTTGCATGGTGTATTTTTATACAACAATGTTCATGAATATGCTTGGTCCCTATTAAATAaacgaataaaataaaacaaaaatatatcacctatgaatatctatctatctatctatctatctatctatctatctatctatctatctatctatctatctatatataattctatctgtctatctatctatctatctatctatctatctatctatctatctatctatctatctatctatctatctatctatctatctatatatataattctataTCTATAATTCTAACTTAGCCTATATGAATGTGTTACTAGCCTATATCTATCCTATCGGTCACTGATCAGTCAATATATCTCTTTTAAATCTAGCCTAAATATAACTAACCATAGCGCACAATAAATCTCACTTATATCACAAAATCTCTCTCCTCTGACAAAAACCCACGAGGTGAAGATGGGTTAACTTCACTTGTAAACTGTggggaatgaggttcattcagatGTGTGACTGTGCGGTTTGTTCCCGCCCCTTTTAATCAAAGCAGTTTCGACAGGCGCACCTGATGAAACACTTCGGTGCTTCGTTTAGCGGCAGTCACGTGGCATGGGTGTGTCGAATCACAGCTCGGAGCAGCGTTTCGAAGCATCCGCGCTTCGGGATCTCGATGCAGCGTCGAAACGTCAGGTTCGCGTCAGCCATCCCTACCTATTTTAAAACAGAGAAATCTAAATATCTAAAGAGCaagtaaaatcaaatatttctgatataatattatcattaaattatgtgaGGTAATACAGCCCAAATACTCagaaaaaaaatggcagaaataGACTTCATACAATCAGACACCTAAAAGTTATTTGTAAAGCAATTTAAGAGTATGTGagataaaataaagttaatgtctttttgttttactcCTGGGCACTGCAAATTTCCTCCGCTGCTACATATACAAATTGcgcaatattaatatattttcaatcatatatgtcctacatggtaaaaaataaaaaaaaaataaaaaaaaattgctggatgctaaatattgtatgtgttaaaatatagccATACAAGGTCAATGCATACATTGCagtagctatattaaaaaaggctttagtttcctttattcctttatatttcctttaatataggctattttgcatATCTTTGCAGTATATTCCCATATATTTGTTTCGTAATAGTGTTCTACCTATACAAACTATTTGTTAACAGTAATatcagcaatatttaaaaaaaaataattaaacctaaaaaatagccttagttctgtcatcgcaaactgcgcatgcgtcaaCGCGCCGCGGCCAGGCGGAAATCAATCGCGGGTTCATTGCCTCCGCCTATGATATGATTGCCTCCCAGCGGGACCGCGAATTTTCGAGCTCCCTGTAAGATTTGTGTTTGACATGTCATtctcaatgcaaatgttaacttatttaatggcaagatttgctaaaagatttgtaaattgtttGTTTCTGTAATCATGTCGGTGCCACAGCCTTAGTGTTAGGGAACGTACAGGTAACGTTAGCCTAATTATGCTGCAAAATCAAGCTCTTCTCTTATATCGAATcctctttaaattcaaattcatgaccagtgttttgttttcctctaGTCTCTGCATATCCACATTCATCAATACAtcatgcttcaggtcagaggtcactcttttgGCGTAAGTAGACACGCACGGTTAACTGCCGgaagatattttagtctataaagtcaaaaatatggttatttttctaataaaaaatgcatagcttctcttcagaaggcctttataaaaatatttttttaaatgtcctgataatttactcacccccatgtcatccaagatgttcatgtctttctttcttcagtcgaaaagaaattaagttttttgaagaaaattTTCCAGGATTTTTCAGCATATAATGGTTTTCAGTTGCAACCAAAatactgaaggtccaaatcaatgcagttccgCCTCTGTGTTTACAAAGCGCTCATGTGGAGACTAATACAAATGCCCTTTAGCACAAAAAAAGGGTAAAACAACAATACATgatgattttgaagttgaaaattgtgtttttgcTAAAGGCCGTTTGTTTTAGTCTTCACACgagcgctttgtaaacacgAGGGCGGGACTTCTGCTTACGTCTATGTGACCATTTACATGTGATTATGTCATCCTTGGCACCTCGCAGAGCTGAGCAAGTTGAACAATGAGGGttaaaaaagtatattcatttttttaaatgatcatttgactagataagaccctattccttatctgggatcacgcagaggctatgaagccctttgaaactgcattgatttggaccttcaacattttgtttgcaattgaaaagcattatatgatgaacaagtctggaatgttttcttcaagaaacttaatttcttttccactgaagaaagaaagacatgaacatcttggatgagatgggggcgagtaaattatcagtcaattttaattttggtgtGAACTAATCCGTTAATTATCGTTGATTGATGGCCATTATACTGTGTtcaatgtattttgttgttgttttttgggttttctttttttcctgagcaaagttcagtttgctatcaagttggaattgtaaattactcatgtggagtataatttgagtgtttcattttgtgttgaaataaaagtgtttccatcacaaatgtgtgtatgtcattgattgaaatcaTATATGTTAGAGATGTTGTAATAATGACTGAaatcatgtatgattattatatgtagtttatatgtatagtaTATAAAACTTGAAGAGCTAGCACACCATTTCcctattaaaaaatatgaaatctgaatgaaaaggatataaaaaaatgaaaaaatgtaaataaatcctatatgactttaatttgactagcatatgattcagtataagaactttatatgatttgtatatgaatatcaGGTATTTGCCACTAATACCATATACCATTGCATACTGTTTACATGTAAAACTCATATTTTTGCAGTATTCATACATGACCCAAAAATACCCTACAAGTTGTCTGTGTGCTCTTTAGTATGAAATGGGCCATACACGGTCCGATTTTGTGTATGGCATATATGggacttacattaaacataCAAGATAATTCTGAATGATTTAAGCAAGGAAGATATATGGTTGCCATATATGAACCATataggttttttttcttcatatggGGTAGTAGATAACTAGGTGTTGGATTGTCCTTAATTTAGTAAAAATACGTAAGGTGGCTTCGTCACGTCTCACTCCGCGATTGGAGTGTTGATGTCAGAATACCTTTTATCCAACTGCAATGTTTTTGATCCTTCTCTAACTCAtcaagcttggaacatactctgcaagaataagacacttgtttgttttctcgaggtggcaagaacaagaacaaagtttgttctggTCAGTACATTCTCTAACtctactgaccttaccttgtatcagtctcttctctcttctttctctacaaatgtctccactgctaaaacaacatactaccacaacaaaatcaacaattgctctgactctcgcgcactctttaaaacattctcctgtcttctttgtcctcctcctccccctccttcatcaactcttacagctgatgactttgcatcatatttcacaaacaaaacctctctcatcagcaaccagttctcctcaccacaaactgacacgcacatctcaacaactaacgcGAACACggttccatccttctctccgaggcagatatttctaaactcatcctttccaatcaccctactacctgtccacttgatcctatacccactcacctccttcaggccatttcttcttcaatcactcctgcactcactcacattgtcaacacttctattcacacgggaacctttcccacagcatttaagcaggctcgggtaaccccactgcttaagaaaccctctctgaatccagcacttttagaaaactacactGATGACCATTGCTGcattccactccactttaagacaggcacttgcaaacttccctaagcactaaACCAttttgtaaaggaaaataaataataaatcaactccatagtggattcgaagtgatcaagggcttagggcgttccagttcagtccattgcaaagtttccgccagtagtgggcactcaggcaacgtaagcaatgacgcacatccgagtgaacgagacggagggaagtttgcaagtgaagggcatgataaaaacggAACGCAGCACATGTCCACTGTCTTAGCTCCATTCATTGCCAATGAAAAACTCCTATACAGATTCCCCATTAGTTCTAGCAGGTCACATTAGTCAAGCTGGCATCACCTGACTACATCTACCTATTAGTCCAATGTGGTTGTCTGAGGAAGGGCAACATGCTTGTTGCTTAAGGCTTTCATTACATGTGCTTGGGGAGCCCTTTCGCTGCTCTTATCTACAATGCACAGGGAGTTCTTGCCTGgaacagaaccataccaccAAGCTAAACTATATGCTAAATATAGAGGATAACTGAGGGTAATCCCTGTCACTAATTTGAAGTGTTCCACAAGTCGACAGGGGAGGTTTAGAGGGACAGACCCTTGACTCATTATGACAGGATGAGACTACACATGTACTTAAGACATTCTAAGTCAACCCATTTCATATAAAGTCTGGTTTAGATTAGTGACACAATAAAGCAAACCCAACGGCATCAGAAAGCAAGACCAAAGAGacactgctgttgagtttcatgtTTATTAAGACCATTAAAGTCACATGACCATGGTAACTTCTCCACTAGACACCACAGTTTGTCCAACGGAGACTGTCTTGACATCAGCATCTCTTCCTGGAAAAGAAATGGCAGAATTGTGAGgggcatttaaaaaacaaattctcATGGTTCCTGAAGTCAGTTTACAGCAAGCACTCACTTTTCCTAGCGCAGCTTTGCTCACAGGAGCCAGAAGAGGGGTGGCACACCGCTGTACTACAGTGGATGAAGATCTAGCAGAGAGGGAAAAGGGTCAAGCCACATAAGCcactataaaaaacaaaaaaaacaaagactAATATCAAGGGTTCAGGCAAGGCTGTGGAGCTTACGGTTTCCTGCAGAGGAGCAAGTGATGCTGGATCCACAAATGTGAACATCTTCACAACAAAGCGCTTGTAGTGGGTTGGGAACTGAAGACCAGAAAATCCAGCCACCGGAACCAGTGTGGTCAGGTAACGGTCATCCCGGTAAGGGCATCTGAAAGGCAAAGGGGCAGTCAGAAAGGCCTTACAGCACACTAGATGGATGAAGACCAGCCTTACTCACCCATCTACCAGAAGGTCCCACTGGGGTAGACTGAGTGGGCTGGGGGTTGATGTTGCCCAGCAACGTCCCAGCATCAGGACAATGTTGGGGTCAGTCCTCTCCAACACGCGCACCTCAACAAACACAGGCTCCCGCAGGACTTTTGTGATCGGATAATCAGCATCACTGTAGTAGGACGTGTACGCCTCATCCCCTGAGGAAGAACACAGCGTTTAAACAGAAACTGCTGCAACCTGGAGTTGTAGAAAATCATCCATACTTGGACAGACACTTGCCTTCTGCACAGCCTTTGGTGACACATTGACCATTTGCCAGTCTAAGCTCCACCCTGAGGGGTCCAGAAGCAGCTACTGGTGGAGGTGCAGGAACAGTGTTGACCTCCACAACCAGAGCTTCCACAGAAGTACCAGAGTACCTACACTGGAAGAGAAGCCTGGACAACAAACAGAGAGCTTGTAGCATTTGTAAAGGATTAACATGCATGCTAGACAATAAGTCACCTActcaaaatggctgtcccttgtgatggaaccaagtggtccgacacccacttcatacgaggaggtcattctgttttcatacaccacatatccaCTGTCCTCCTGCAAATAGTAACTGTTGGCATCCAGTCCATTCTAAGCAGAAGAGAAGCACAAGCAGCTACTCACCATCATGCTCGTGCCACATGCAGTGACAGGGAACTGGTATATAGCAAAGGAAGGTGtggatcccacaggactgcaaggTGGGTCATTTCCACCCAGGAGACGGACTGAATCCAGGCTCAAGCGAGGCAGAGTGACATCTCTAGCCACCACTACCACAAACTGACCATCTCTTATACACTGGACAGTCACTGGAACAAAGAGAGCAGGTTATTGCTGAAGAGAAGTTTAACATGAACCCCTTTAAATTGACTCAACACTCTTACCTGCCTTCCCATAGTAACACTGCTGTCCGTTAAAGCAGCAGTTGAGCGCTCCACAGTCAGCACCACTGATACCATCTGGGCCACATTGGATCTGCTCATAATCAGCTACAACGCATTTGTCAAGGGGCTCTGCCTGCACCACTGGCTGCTTAGACTGAACCTGCTGTTGAATCGGTTGACTAGCTtgttgttgaacccactgagaagacggttgactagcttgttgttgaacccactgaggagactgctgactagcttgtttcggaacctgctgattagcttgttgttgaacccactgaggaaaCTGTTGACCAACTTGCTTCTGAAGCCGCTGGTCAGTTTGCTGTAACATCAGAGCTTGAG
The window above is part of the Pseudorasbora parva isolate DD20220531a chromosome 23, ASM2467924v1, whole genome shotgun sequence genome. Proteins encoded here:
- the LOC137062216 gene encoding zona pellucida sperm-binding protein 4-like, with product MAGSWCAVQSLALCVWFCAFCHAVPQWSNLPQNPQALMLQQTDQRLQKQVGQQFPQWVQQQANQQVPKQASQQSPQWVQQQASQPSSQWVQQQASQPIQQQVQSKQPVVQAEPLDKCVVADYEQIQCGPDGISGADCGALNCCFNGQQCYYGKAVTVQCIRDGQFVVVVARDVTLPRLSLDSVRLLGGNDPPCSPVGSTPSFAIYQFPVTACGTSMMEDSGYVVYENRMTSSYEVGVGPLGSITRDSHFELLFQCRYSGTSVEALVVEVNTVPAPPPVAASGPLRVELRLANGQCVTKGCAEGDEAYTSYYSDADYPITKVLREPVFVEVRVLERTDPNIVLMLGRCWATSTPSPLSLPQWDLLVDGCPYRDDRYLTTLVPVAGFSGLQFPTHYKRFVVKMFTFVDPASLAPLQETIFIHCSTAVCHPSSGSCEQSCARKRRDADVKTVSVGQTVVSSGEVTMVM